The DNA sequence AAGTGTTTTATCCACTGTCAAAATCCCCTGCCCTTCAAGGACTGGAAGGCTTGTGGCCATCTCGCCATTCATGTTGATGAAGTAGGTTCTCTTGTCATCAAATACCGAAGACAGCCCATACTCAAACGGCAGCATTCCATCAAACTTAAAATCCGTCAGCTGCTTTCCTTTCAAATCAAACAACGCACTGGGAAAGCCCATGAAAGGAATCGTTTTATCGACCGCTTTGCCGACAGCTGCCCTTCCTTCCCCCAGCATCTGCACATCATCATAAATAGGTTTGATGATGAAATTCCCGGAATGATCGATCAGTCCGTACTTCCCGTTTTCCCCAACGACCGCCTTCCCTCCTTGGAAGGGTTGGGCAGATGTGAATCTTGGGGTGATGGCAATTTCCCCATTTTTATGAATATAGCCTAGTTTAGACTCCATTTCTTCCCTGAACGCAAGCATGCCATCCCGGCATTCTCCGACAAAATAATGATGATACTGCATGAGTGAAGTACCCGAATTGTCGATTAATGAATAACGATTTTCGCCCTCCTTTACTACTGCCCCGTCATGCGAAAAGTCCCCTGCTTCCATGTATTGCAGCGGGATGGCCAGTTGACCGCTGTGATCCAAATACCCATAAACATATTGCCCCTGTTTTTGCTTTCCGCATAGGGCCCTTCCTTCATGGAATGTGCCGATGTAGTCAAAATAATCTGTTGTCAGCACCTTTCCGTTCTGGTCTATCACACTGAATCCTTTGCTGCTGCCAGCACCCCACCGGTCGGAAGCGAGTGCATTGATTATGGAATAAACTGGCGGAACCAATTCATTTCCTAATGGATCAATGATTCCATAAAGGTTCGATTTGCTTATGATTGCTGTGTTGCTTTCCTGAAAATTCGAAGCGCTGTCGTAAATGGGCTTTAAGGAAAAAATCCCCCGTTTATTGATGTACCCCCATTTGTCCCCGTAAACAGTTTTGACGGGTGCGGGAAACAACTGAACAGACTTTTGATCAATGACAGCTTCAATTTGATCCCGGATCACCTTAAGCTCCTTCTCTGATGGGTAGGGATTTTCCAGCATTATAGCCGTCTGCAGCGTTGAAAAGGATTTTAGCACATCCCCTGCATTCCACTGGACTTCAGCCAGGTAATATCGATAAAACGAAGATTCCACGTCTGAATGGCTTTTACTTGAAAAATATTCTTCCGCTTTTCGGAAGTAATATGGATAAAGATCATACGCGGCTATAAGCCTTCCCTTACTCAGCCGGTAAACACCGATTCGATAGGCTTCTCCGCTTTCATGCCTCCAGATGGCTATTTCATCTATTCCATCCATTCCTTTTCTACCCGGCATATCTTCAATCTCAATTTTATCGAAAGCCGCTTCTTCCCTTAATACTGGGGAGATCTTCCCGTGGCCAAAAGAATAAATCCCAAGCTTTGGCCCATGTGTTCGATCATCCCAGCCGACAGCGATTGTTGAGACGCCAATTTGAAAAGGCTGAATAAACCGAATCTCACTCCCCTTTCGAGACATTTGATCCGCAATGGACCATGTATCACCATTATTCTTCAACAAAACCAGGCAATCGCCGCCGTCCGCTGCACAGCCTGCAGCAATTTCTGCCTCGCCATCCCCATTAAAATCCATGAAAAGGATGGATTCACTTTTCACTCTCCACCCTTTATCCAATCCTTCAATCATCTTCTTGATCTCATTGAAATTCAACATTGTCCAAACCTCTTCCACTATGTTCCTTACCTATATGTATGTGCCTATGCGGGTGAAGGTTCAGAAAAATAAAGTTGCGGGCTTATCTAGGGAAAAAGGAGGAAAATTTTCGCTTAGAAAAAATTTATGTTTATGATTTGATTTTTCGGGGGATATTAACGTAAACAGCAACACATCAAAAAGGAGGCAAACACAATGCTTTGGAGTATTATTATCATTCTTATCATCCTTTGGCTATTAGGATTTACGCTTCACGTTGGCGGAGGATTGATCCATTTACTATTGGTCATCGCACTAATTGTTTTCATCTTCAACTTAGTGACTGGAAGACGACGACCCTAGATAATTTTTAAAAGACGAAACATCCCTGCACACCCATTCTTTGGGACATGCACGGGATGTTTTTTTCTGCATGTTTGCGGGTAAAATGGCAACCTTAAAAGCAACAATACATTTTTAGGAGGAACGAAAATGTCTGATTCATTAAGGGAAAATACCCCTCCAGAACCGATTTGGCGCAAAGATGTCCTTCTGCCCTCTTTCCCCGCTCTTGCGGAAAATCTTTCATGTGATGTTGTCGTAGCTGGGGGAGGAATCACCGGGATTACCACTGCCTGCCTTCTGGCAAAAGAAGGATTGTCTGTCATCCTGGTTGAAGCCGATCAGCTCCTGAACGGTACAACCGGACATACAACAGCCAAAGTAACCATTCAGCATGATCTGATTTATGATGAACTTATTCAGCACTTTGGACTTGAAAAAACGAAACAATATTATGCTGCCAATCAGTCTGCCCTTGATTTCATTAAAAATACGATTGCCGCTGCCAACCTGGATTGCGGATATGTTGAGCAGGACGCCTACTTATATGCCACAACGAAAAGTTCTGCTGATAAATTAAAAAAGGAATACGAAGCCTATCAGAAAATCGGTATTCCGGGTGAAATTTTAGATAATATCCCTTTGGAATTGAATGTGGAAGCAGCCCTCAAAGTTCCGAAACAAGTTCAATTTCATCCAATTAAATACCTGCAGCATTTAGTTGATTCGTTCCTTGAAGCAGGCGGCAAAATCTTTGAACAGACAACAGCAAAGGAAATACAAAAGGATACGAAAATAAAAGTCGTGATGAGAAGCGGACATTCCATCGAATGCTCACATCTCGCTGCCTGCACTCACTTTCCATTCATTGATGAGAAAGGATTCTATTTCACCAGGATGCACGCTGACCGTTCCTACGTCATTACAGCCGCTTGCAAAAAAGAGTTCCCGGGCGGCATGTACTTGAGTGTGGATGAACCGAAGAGATCAATCCGTTCAGTCGAGTGCGACGGCCAACACCTCCTGATGATCGGGGGAGAAAGCCATAAAGCCGGCCAAAGCAAGGAAAATGAAGAAAAGCATTATCAGGCATTAGCTGAATTTGCAGAAGACGTCTTTGACGCTGCTGGCATCCACTCTAAATGGTCTGCTCAGGATCTAATCACGTTAGATAAAGTCCCCTATATCGGCCCAATCACTTCAAGCAAACCTTCCATTCTCATCGCCACGGGCTATCGAAAATGGGGAATGACAAACGGGACATACGCGGCCCACTTGCTGAAGGATTATGTATTAGGGAAAAGCAATCCTTATTCAGAAGTGTTCAATCCGTCAAGGTTCAAAGCTGATCCAAGTGTTAAACATTTCATCAAAGAGAATGCGAATGTGGCAGCCGAATTGATCAAAGGGAAGCTCTCGTTCCCAGGAAACTCCCTTGATGATCTTCAAAAGGATGAAGGCGCCATCGTGATGTATAATGACGATCGTACAGGTGCCTACCGCGATTTGGAAGGAAATCTGCACCTTGTGGATGTGACCTGCACTCACCTGGGCTGTGAATGTGAATGGAACAGCGGCGACAAGACATGGGACTGCCCATGCCACGGCTCCAGATTTACCTATGACGGCGACGTTGTGGAAGGCCCTGCAAAGAAACCTTTAAAAATTATAGAACCCTATTAATGAAAAAGGAGCGTTTCCGGCTAAGCGGAACGCTCCTTTTTCGATCTCTAATCAATAACAGGCAATGTGACGGTCACTTTTGTCCCGCTTTCTTTCTCGCTCTCAATATCGATGGTTCCACCATGCTTCTCAATCAGTTTGAATGAAACCGTCAATCCGAGGCCTGTTCCTTTTTCCTTTGTAGAATAAAAGGGCTCCCCAAGCCTTGAAAGTCTCTCTTCATCAATCCCGACACCATTGTCCTCCACTTCAATTCGAACCCTTCCGTCCTCTCTGGACAGAGTTAATACCACGATTCCATCTGAAGAAATGGCCTCTAAACTATTTTTCACAATATTGATGAATACCTGTTTCAACTGATTAGGATCAGCCTTGATAAAGACTGGGTTATCCAGTTTATTATTGAATTTCAGCTTTGCACTGTGGAAATGAGCCTCCGCTTTCATCAAGAGCACCACCTGATTCAGGATTTCTGCGATATCCGTCCTGACGAAATCCACATCCTGCTTTTTCCCCAATATGAGCATTTCGCTGGAAATCAAATTGATTCTTTCAATTTCAGACATCATGATCTCCATATATTTCTCATCATAGGTTTTCGTTTGATCCATCAGTTGGACAAATCCTTTAAGGGAGGTCAGTGGATTCCTGATTTCATGGGCAACCGAAGCAGCCAGCTGCCCGATGATGGACATTTTCTCAGAAGAAATCAACAACTCTTCATTCTTTCTGCTCTCAGTGATATCTTTCAGAATGCTGAAGACCCCTGTAATCTCTTCATTGATGTAGATGGGGATGAACGAACATCGGGTGATTCTCTCTACCCTTTTGGCATTAAAAAGAGTGATCTCATAGATTTGAGGCTCCCCTTGAAGGGCTGCAAAAAAATACTTTTGAATACGCTCCTTCTCGTTCTCTGGAACAAGAGAAGACAAATCCATGTGCTTCAGATCATCTTCCTTAAAACCCAGAATCGCTTCGCCCTCGGGATTGACCGAAACAACTTTTCCATCTCTCGTTATTTCAAAAACACCATCTGTATTGTATTGGAATAATGATTGATAATGCTGCGTCTTTTCTTGAAGCTTCACATCTTTCATGACAAGCTCCCGTTGGGAAAGGAGCAGCCGATAGGTCCGCTGATGGACCAAAATATAGATGATGATCCCAGTGACCAGGATAAAGAGCCAGCCCTTATATCGTTGAAAAAAGAAATAGAGCTGCAGCTTCTGCTGGGAAAGCGCCATGGATACATTGTCGGACAAGACAATCCAAATCGCGCCTGAAATGATGTAAAATACAGCTATCCTGAAGGCTATCCTTTTTGCTTCTGTCATAGAGTCCTCACCATCTGCCGCTTTGATATTACGATTAGGTTGCCTCTTTTCCATCCATTTCAGTCTTTTTTCCCCTGTATTTATCTTTCTCAGCATACCCTTATTTCAGTTTCAACTTTGCAAGGGCATCCGCCAAAGCTGTATTGATCGGTTCATCATCTTGCTTATTCTGCTTTTTCATATATTGGGCTACATCTCTTTTTGAAACATTCTTTCCACTCTGCTTGCTTTTTCGTTTATTGAATGCCGACAGCTTTTCGCGATGGCCGCATGAGCAGACAAACAACTGGCCTTCGCCTTCTCCCCTCAGCTGCATCTTTTTATGGCAGTTGGGACATCTTACATTTGTTGTTTTATAGACATTCTTGCGGTGGCCGCATTCCCTGTCCTGGCAAACAAGCATCTTTCCTTTTTTCCCATTTACTTCGAGCATGAGTTTCCCGCAGTCAGGACATTTGCTTCCAGTTACATTATCGTGTTTGAATTTTTGGCTGCTTCCTTTGATTTCATTCACAATTTCTTTCGCATATGTCTTCATCTCATTGATAAACACTTTCTTGGATAGCTTCCCTTGTGAAATCGCGCTTAGCTTCTGTTCCCATTCTGCAGTGAGAGATGGAGACTTCAAATCTTCGGGCACTAAATCCAACAGCTGGCTTCCCTTTGAAGTGATAAAAATGTCTTTTCCCTTTTTTTCAATCAGGAAAGTATTAAAGAGCTTTTCAATGATGTCTGCCCTTGTGGCTACCGTACCTAGTCCGCCTGTTTCCTCCAGGGTTTTCTTGAGGTCTTTGCTTCCCTCACCCATGAATTTAGCCGGATTTTCCATTGCCCCAAGCAATGTTCCTTCATTGAATCGTTCCGGCGGCTTCGTTTCTCCTGAAGTCATCCGGACATTGACGATGGCTAAGTCCTCGCCCTTTTGCAAATCCGGGAGCATCTGGTCTGCCATTTCATCTGAAGCGTCTTCGTCATGATGGGTATAAAGCTCTCTCCAGCCGTGTTTGACCACTTTTTTCCCTTTAGCCGCAAACGACTCTGAACCAATCTGGACATTCAATGTCACTTGCTCATATTCATATGGCGGTAAAAGGACAGCCAGGAACCGCTTTACAACCAAATCATAGATTTTCTCTTCTTTTGCACTCAATTTATTCGGCAATGCTGCCTGCTCCGTCGGGATGATGGCATGGTGGTCAGTCACCTTGCTGTCATCCACAAACGACTTATTTGCTTTGATCGGTGCATTCAATATCTTCATGGTGAACTTTGCATACGGCTTTGAGCTGCAAGCTTTGACTCTCTCTTTTAATGTATCGGTCATATCCGTTGATAGATAGTTGGAATCTGTCCTTGGATACGTCAGGACTTTATGCTGTTCATAAAGCTTCTGCATGATCCCCAATGTTTCTTTGGCCGAGAATCCGAAGAGGCGGTGAGCGTCCTTCTGAAGTTCGGTCAAGTCGTACAGCTTCGGAGCAAATTTCTTTTTCATCGACTTATCGATGTTGGTGATCTTCCCTTTGTGGCCTTTTGTTTTCTTCAGCAGCTCTTCTGCTCTTTCTTTGTCAAACGTCCTGGCAGAACCGCTTTTGGCATCCTTCCATGTGAGGTTCACATGATTGCCAGCTTCTGCAGTCAGTCCATAAAAAGGTACAGGCTTGAAGTTTTTGATGTCTTCTTCCCTTTTCGCGATGATATTCAATGTAGGCGTCTGGACGCGTCCGCATGAAAGCTGGGCATTGTGCTTCGTCGTCAACGCCCGTGTCGCATTGATGCCGACAAACCAATCCGCTTCAGACCGCGCCACAGCCGAATGGTAGAGATTTTCATAATCCTTGCCGGGACGGAGCTTTGCAAATCCTTCTTTAATCGCTTTATCGGTAACGGAAGAAATCCACAGCCTTTTAACCGGCTTGTTGACCCGTGCTTTCTCCAAAATCCATCTTGCCACTAATTCCCCTTCGCGCCCTGCATCGGTTGCGATGACGATTTCTTTGACATCCCCGCGATTCATCAATGATTTGACTGCATTGA is a window from the Falsibacillus pallidus genome containing:
- a CDS encoding FAD-dependent oxidoreductase, which encodes MSDSLRENTPPEPIWRKDVLLPSFPALAENLSCDVVVAGGGITGITTACLLAKEGLSVILVEADQLLNGTTGHTTAKVTIQHDLIYDELIQHFGLEKTKQYYAANQSALDFIKNTIAAANLDCGYVEQDAYLYATTKSSADKLKKEYEAYQKIGIPGEILDNIPLELNVEAALKVPKQVQFHPIKYLQHLVDSFLEAGGKIFEQTTAKEIQKDTKIKVVMRSGHSIECSHLAACTHFPFIDEKGFYFTRMHADRSYVITAACKKEFPGGMYLSVDEPKRSIRSVECDGQHLLMIGGESHKAGQSKENEEKHYQALAEFAEDVFDAAGIHSKWSAQDLITLDKVPYIGPITSSKPSILIATGYRKWGMTNGTYAAHLLKDYVLGKSNPYSEVFNPSRFKADPSVKHFIKENANVAAELIKGKLSFPGNSLDDLQKDEGAIVMYNDDRTGAYRDLEGNLHLVDVTCTHLGCECEWNSGDKTWDCPCHGSRFTYDGDVVEGPAKKPLKIIEPY
- a CDS encoding lmo0937 family membrane protein, whose product is MLWSIIIILIILWLLGFTLHVGGGLIHLLLVIALIVFIFNLVTGRRRP
- a CDS encoding WG repeat-containing protein codes for the protein MLNFNEIKKMIEGLDKGWRVKSESILFMDFNGDGEAEIAAGCAADGGDCLVLLKNNGDTWSIADQMSRKGSEIRFIQPFQIGVSTIAVGWDDRTHGPKLGIYSFGHGKISPVLREEAAFDKIEIEDMPGRKGMDGIDEIAIWRHESGEAYRIGVYRLSKGRLIAAYDLYPYYFRKAEEYFSSKSHSDVESSFYRYYLAEVQWNAGDVLKSFSTLQTAIMLENPYPSEKELKVIRDQIEAVIDQKSVQLFPAPVKTVYGDKWGYINKRGIFSLKPIYDSASNFQESNTAIISKSNLYGIIDPLGNELVPPVYSIINALASDRWGAGSSKGFSVIDQNGKVLTTDYFDYIGTFHEGRALCGKQKQGQYVYGYLDHSGQLAIPLQYMEAGDFSHDGAVVKEGENRYSLIDNSGTSLMQYHHYFVGECRDGMLAFREEMESKLGYIHKNGEIAITPRFTSAQPFQGGKAVVGENGKYGLIDHSGNFIIKPIYDDVQMLGEGRAAVGKAVDKTIPFMGFPSALFDLKGKQLTDFKFDGMLPFEYGLSSVFDDKRTYFINMNGEMATSLPVLEGQGILTVDKTLIKAEIDRRTAYYDFHGAIVWKQPSDIHLNSQWRLMEQKAKPNKNYLVYYPEVQGMNSFEQQKALNAEYKKAANIKSIPIAEKLDYRYEGDFSVAFFKKDLLSVEFDGYQYYFGAAHGMPSKVFVHANLKNGKVFSLADLFKGKSNYVKHLNEIISEKIKNDPQYEYVFPDSFQGIKSDQSFYLNDDSLIIYFTPYEIAPFAAGFPEFKIPYKDLEPLINKQGELWLAFH
- a CDS encoding DNA topoisomerase III, coding for MSKTLVLAEKPSVGRDIARVLNCTKSANGYLEGGQYIVTWALGHLVTLADPESYGNEYKTWKLEDLPIIPPELKLVVIKQTGKQFNAVKSLMNRGDVKEIVIATDAGREGELVARWILEKARVNKPVKRLWISSVTDKAIKEGFAKLRPGKDYENLYHSAVARSEADWFVGINATRALTTKHNAQLSCGRVQTPTLNIIAKREEDIKNFKPVPFYGLTAEAGNHVNLTWKDAKSGSARTFDKERAEELLKKTKGHKGKITNIDKSMKKKFAPKLYDLTELQKDAHRLFGFSAKETLGIMQKLYEQHKVLTYPRTDSNYLSTDMTDTLKERVKACSSKPYAKFTMKILNAPIKANKSFVDDSKVTDHHAIIPTEQAALPNKLSAKEEKIYDLVVKRFLAVLLPPYEYEQVTLNVQIGSESFAAKGKKVVKHGWRELYTHHDEDASDEMADQMLPDLQKGEDLAIVNVRMTSGETKPPERFNEGTLLGAMENPAKFMGEGSKDLKKTLEETGGLGTVATRADIIEKLFNTFLIEKKGKDIFITSKGSQLLDLVPEDLKSPSLTAEWEQKLSAISQGKLSKKVFINEMKTYAKEIVNEIKGSSQKFKHDNVTGSKCPDCGKLMLEVNGKKGKMLVCQDRECGHRKNVYKTTNVRCPNCHKKMQLRGEGEGQLFVCSCGHREKLSAFNKRKSKQSGKNVSKRDVAQYMKKQNKQDDEPINTALADALAKLKLK
- a CDS encoding ATP-binding protein — translated: MTEAKRIAFRIAVFYIISGAIWIVLSDNVSMALSQQKLQLYFFFQRYKGWLFILVTGIIIYILVHQRTYRLLLSQRELVMKDVKLQEKTQHYQSLFQYNTDGVFEITRDGKVVSVNPEGEAILGFKEDDLKHMDLSSLVPENEKERIQKYFFAALQGEPQIYEITLFNAKRVERITRCSFIPIYINEEITGVFSILKDITESRKNEELLISSEKMSIIGQLAASVAHEIRNPLTSLKGFVQLMDQTKTYDEKYMEIMMSEIERINLISSEMLILGKKQDVDFVRTDIAEILNQVVLLMKAEAHFHSAKLKFNNKLDNPVFIKADPNQLKQVFINIVKNSLEAISSDGIVVLTLSREDGRVRIEVEDNGVGIDEERLSRLGEPFYSTKEKGTGLGLTVSFKLIEKHGGTIDIESEKESGTKVTVTLPVID